GGTCGACGGGGAGGCTCGCGTCGGTGCCGGCGTAGCGGAGGAGCACGCGCGCGTGGGTGGTGATCGCGCTGTCGGGCAGGCCGTCGGCGCGGAGTTCGGCCCGGGTGCGGTCGGCGAGTTCGGCGGCGGCTCCCGTCACGCGAGCGGGGGTGCCGGGGGCGTCGAGCGGGGCCTCGACGGAGCGTTCGCGCAGGGCGGTGGCGTCGGCGAGGCCGATGCCGTAGGCGGAGAGGACGCCGGCGAGCGGCGGGACGAGGACGGTGTCGACGCCGAGGGCGTCGGCGACGGCGCAGGCGTGCTGGCCGCCGGCGCCGCCGAAGCAGGTGAGGGCGTAGCGGGTGATGTCGTGGCCGCGCTGGACGGAGATCTTCTTGACGGCGTTGGCCATGTCGAGGACGGCGATCCGCAGGAAGCCGGCCGCGACCTCCTCGGGGGTGCGGCCGCCGCCGACCTCCTCGGCGAGGGCGGTGAACCGTGCGCGGACGACGTCGGCGTCGAGGGGCCGGTCGCCGTCGGGGCCGAAGACGGCGGGGAAGTGGTCGGGCTGGATCCGGCCGAGCATCACCTGGGCGTCGGTGACGGTGAGCGGGCCGCCGCGCCGGTAGCAGGCGGGGCCGGGGACGGCTCCGGCCGAGTCGGGTCCGACGCGGTAGCGGCGTCCGTCGTAGTGGAGGACGGAGCCGCCGCCGGCGGCGACGGTGTGGATGCTCATCGTGGGTGCGCGCATGCGCACCCCGGCGACCTGTGAACCGAGTTCACGCTCGAAGGTCCCGGCGTAGTGCGACACGTCCGTGGACGTGCCGCCCATGTCGAAGCCGATGACCCGCTGCCGTCCGGCCTGGGCGGAGGTGCGGGCCATGCCGACGACCCCGCCCGCGGGGCCGGAGAGGACGGCGTCCTTGCCGCGGAAGTGGGCTGCCTCCCGGAGGCCGCCGTTGGACTGCATGAACATCAGGCGGATCCCGGCGAGTTCGGTGGCGACCTCGTCGACGTAGCGGCGCAGCACGGGCGAGAGGTAGGCGTCGACGACGGTGGTGTCGCCGCGCGGGACCAGCTTGATCAGCGGGCTGACCTCGTGCGAGCAGCTGACCTGGGTGAAGCCGGCGGCCCTGGCGGCGGCCGCGACCCGCCGTTCGTGGTCGGGGTGGCGGTAGCCGTGCACGAGGACGACGGCGGCCGAGCGCAGGCCGTCGCGGCGGGCGTCGGCGAGCGCGGCGGCGACGGCGTCCTCGTCGAGGGGGCGGACGACCGCGCCCCGGGCGTCCATCCGCTCGGGGACCTCGGCCACGCGCGCGTACACGGCCTCGGGCAGGACGATGTGCCGGTCGAAGAGCCGGGGCCGGTTCTGGTAGGCGATCCGCAGGGCGTCGCGGAAGCCTTCGGTGATCAGCAGCAGGGTGGGTTCGCCGCGCCGTTCCAGGAGGGCGTTGGTGGCGACGGTGGTGCCCATCTTGACGACGGCGACGCGGTCGGCGGGGACGGGTTCGCCCGGGCCGAGGCCCATGAGGAGCCGGATCCCGGCCACGGCGGCGTCCTGCCGGCGGGCCGGGTCGTGGGAGAGGAGCTTGCGGGTCACGAGCCGCCCGTCGGGGCGGCGCCCCACGACGTCGGTGAAGGTGCCGCCCCGGTCGATCCAGAACTCCCAGCGCCCGCTCATTCCCCCATTGTCGCCGCGAGGGCCTCGGCGAGGGCGGTCTCCGCGCGCGCGTCGAGCGGCCCGCCGCCGGCGGCGTCCGAGCGGTGCAGCAGCTCCTCCCCCGCGAGCAGCAGCAGCTGCGGCAGCAGGTCGCGGCTGCGGCGCAGCACCCAGCCGGTGCCGGCGGTGGCGAGCCAGCGGGCGGTCTCGGCGCGGGTGGGCGGCGGCTCGGACGCCTCCGGGGACGGCGCGGGCCCCCGGGCGAGCCCGCGCTCGGCGAGGAGCCGGTGGAAGGCGCCGGCGACGGCCCGGTGGCCGGGCTCGCCGGGATGGAGCCGGTCGGCGCTCCACAGCCGCCGGTCGGCGGTCCAGGCCGGGTCGGCGAGGTGGAGGTGGACGGCGTCGTGCCGGGCGGACAGGGCGTGCACGACCGCGTTCACGGACCGCCGCCGGCGGGCGAGCGGCCGGGCCAGCGGCGCCGGCAGGCCCAGCATCCGGCCGGGGTCGGGCAGACAGGCGGTCAGGAGTACGGCTCCGGCCGCGTCGAGCGCGGCGAGCACCCGGTCCAGGCGCCCGGCGAACCGTCCGATGTCGAACCCGTGCCGCAGGGTGTCGTTGACGCCGACGACGACCGAGGCGAGGTGCGGCCGGAGGGCGACCGCGCGCGGCGCCTGGTGCTCGGCGACGTCCGCGCTGAGCGCCCCGCTGACGGCGAGGTTGACGAACTCCAGGCGCTGCCCGGGCCCGGCGAGTCCGTCGGCGAGCAGCGCCGCCCATCCGCGCCACACGCCGTCGGCCCGGTCCCCGACGCCCTCGCTGAACGAGTCCCCGAGCGCCACGAACCGCAGCGGCGGAATCTCGGCGGGGGCAGGGGGCGCGGGCGGCGGGCCGGGGGCCGGGGCCGGGCGCGGCTGCGGGGCGGCCCCCCGGGCGGTGTCCTGGTCCGGGACGCGGCCCTCCCGGACCGGGACCTTGTTCATCCGCCGACCTCCTGCGGCCGGGGCGGTTCCGCGACGGCGGCCGGTCGAGCGTCGGGCTCGGCGACCGGGTCCCGCGCGTCGGCCGCCTCGTGGGCGCGCAGGAAGGCCGCGACCGAGCGGTCCCAGGAGAAGCGCTCCGCACGCGCGCGTGCGGCGGCGCGGCGCCCGGCCTCCGGCAGGGCGAGCAGGCTCCGGGCGGCGTCCGCGAAGGCCGCCGGGGTGTCGGCGGCCGCGGCGCCGGCCGTGCCCACGACCTCGGGGAGGGCCGAGGAGGCGCTGACGATCGTCGGCGTCCCGCAGGCCAGGGCCTCCAGGGCGGAGAGCCCGAAGGTCTCGGCCGGCCCGGGGGCCAGGCACAGGTCGGCGGCCGCCTGGAGGTCGGCGAGCGCTTCCCGGTCGGCGACGTGTCCGAGGAACCGGACCGGAAGCCCCCCTTCACGGGCCCGCCGCTCCAGTCGCGGCCGCAGCGGGCCGTCCCCGGCGACGACGAGCCGGGCCGGCACGCCGGCGTCCAGCAGCTCCGCGAGCGCGTCCAGGGCGGTGCCGGGCCGCTTCTCCACGGAGAGGCGGGAGCAGAGCACCAGCAGGACCCCGGCCCCCTCCGCGTACCGGGCCCGGACGGCGGGGTCGCGCCGGCCGGGCCGGCAGCGCTCCAGGTCGACGCCGAGCGGAGCCCGTACGACATTGGTCGCGCCCACGCGGACGAACTCCGCCTCCGCCCAGGCGGTGGTGCAGACGATCCGGCCGTAGGCCCAGGCGGTGCGGCGGTTGAGCCGGTCGGCCGCGCGGGCGGCGAGCGGGGCGGGGACGCCCCAGGTGCGCAGGACGCCGTCGGCGGTCTCGTGGGAGACCATCACCGAGGGGACGCGGGCGCGCCGGGCCCACTCTCCGGTCCAGCGCAGGGTGGTGCGGTCGGAGACCTCGATCCGGTCGGGGGCGAGCCGGTCGAGGAGGTCGGCGATCCGGCGCCGGTCGGCGAGGACCCGGTAGCCGCCGGTGCCGGGGAGTTCGGGCCCGGGCAGGGTGACGACGCGGCCCTGTCCGGCCGGTTCGTCGCTCGCGGTGGCGCCGGGGACGATCAGGACGGGTTCGTGGCCGGCCGCGCGGTAGCCCCGCCCGAGCCGGTCGAGGGCGGTGCGCAGCCCGCCCGAGGTGGGGGTGACGAAGTTCGCCAGCCGCACGATCCGCAGTCCGTCGCGGCCGTACGAGGCGCCGTACGCGCGCGTGGGGCCGCCGGGTCCCGGCCCGCGGGAGGGCCCGTTCACGCGGCCACCGCCGTCCGCTCGCGCAGCACCTCCAGGTAGTGGCCGACGAGTTCGTCGCCGAGGGCCTCCCAGGTGCGTCCCTCGACCTCGGTCCGCCCGGCTCTGCCGTAGGCGGCGCGCAGTCCGGGGGCGGCGGCGAGGGCGGTGACGGCCTCGCGGAGGGCCGTCGGGTCCTCCGGGGGCACGAGGAGGCCGGTGCGCCGGTGGGCGACGAGGTCGAGCGGGCCGCCGGCGGCCGGGGCGATCACCGGGAGTCCGCTGGCCATGGCCTCCTGGACGGTCTGGCAGAAGGTCTCGTACGGGCCCGTGTGGGCGAAGACGTCGAGCGAGGCGAAGATCCGGGCGAGGTCGTCGCCGGTGCGGCGGCCGAGGAAACGGGCGCCGGGGAGGCGCGCGCGGAGGGCGGCGCCGCTGGGCCCGTCCCCGACGACCACGAGCCGCACGCCGGGGAGCCCGTCCGCGGCGGCGAGGAGGTCCACGCGCTTCTCCGGGGCGAGGCGGCCGACGTACCCGACGAGGAGCGCGCCGTCGGGGGCGAGGGCGCGGCGCAGGTCCGGGTCCCGGTGGGAGGGATGGAAGCGGGTGGTGTCGACGCCGCGCCCCCAGAGGCGTACGCGCGCGACGCCGTGGTCCTCCAGGTCGCGGCGGGCGGCCCGGGAGGGGGCGAGGGTGCGGTCGGCGGCGCCGTGGACGGCGCGGAGCCGGCGCCAGGCGGTGGACTCGCCGGCGCCGACGTAGGTGCGGGCGTAGCCCGCGAGGTCGGTCTGGTAGACGGCGACGGTGGGGACCCGGAGGCGGGTGGCGGCGGCCATGGCGCGGACGCCGAGGACGAAGGGCCCGGCCAGGTGGACGAGGTCGGCGCGGTGGGCGGCGATGGCGGCGGCGACGCGGCGGCTGGGGAGGGCGACCCGCACCTGGGCGTACCCGGGCAGCGGCAGGGAGGGGACGCGGACCACCGGGCACGGCGCGCCGGCGTCGGCGTGGGGATCGGGGACGGCGGGGGCGATCACCAGGGGCTGGTGGCCCCGGCGGACGAGGTGGCGCGCGGTCTGCAGGGCGCAGTGCGCCACACCGTTGATGTCGGGGGGAAAGGACTCGGTGACGATGACGACACGCATACGGGTGTTCTCGTCGCGCCCGACGTGGCCCCGCCGACGTGGATCTGGACGCGCGGGGAACGTCCCGTGAGCTTTTGCCGCCCGGGCCGTGCGGCACGGTTCCGATACGCGGATCGCCGCCGCCCGGAAGCGCCGGGGGCGGCCGCCCGGTGCCGCGCGCGGGCCCGGAGCCGTACCGGTGGAACCGCGGGCGCCCGGTGCCGCGCCCGCGCCCCGGGGCCGCACCGGCGGACCGGCAACCCGGTCGACCGGTGCCGGACGCGCCCCGGAGCCGTACCGGCACAGCCGCGCACGGCCCGGAGCCGCCCCGACGCCCAGAAGCGGCACCGGAGCACCGGCGACCCGGTCGGCCGGTGCCGGACGCGTGCCGACGGGGCGGCAGGGCGGCCGGTGCCGCGCTCAAGGACCGGCTCCATGCCGGAGGAGCCGCGGGACGGCCGGTGCCCTCGAAGGCAGGCCCCGTCACGGAAGGGGCGGCCGGTCCCGGGGCGGGGCCTCGTTCGGCGGGGTGTCGCCGCGGGCCGCGCCGCCCCGGGCGGGGCGGTGGGGTCAGACCTGGAGGTCGGGGCCGATGCGGTTGCGGACCGCCGTCTGGACCTCGACCTCCTCGGCCGGGTCGGCGGCCAGGCGGCGCAATCGCTCGGCGACGCGGGCGTCGGCCGTCTCGGCGTGCTGCGCGGCGATCTCGCGGGTGGTCTCCTCGCAGTCCCAGAGGCACTCGACGGCGAAGCCGCTGGCGAAGGAGGGGTCGGTGGCCGCGAGCGCGCGGGCGGTGCGGCCGCGCAGCTGGGAGGAGGCCGTCTCCCGGTAGACGTGGCGCAGCACGGGGGCCGCGCAGGCGATGCCGAGGCGGCCGGCGCCGTCGACGAGGGCGCCGAGGGCGGGCGCGTCGGGCCCGGCGGCGCGGATGGCGGTGCGCAGGGCGCCGAGGACGAGCGGGGCGTCCCGGTCCTCGCCGCGCGCGGCGAGGAGTTCGCCGGCGGCGGCGCCGAGCGGGTCGGTGCGCCGGACCCAGGCGCGGGCGCGGGCGACCGCGTCCTCCCCGCACATGCGGAGGTAGGCGGTGACGGCGGCCCGGGCCACGTACAGGGCGTCCCGGTCGACGGCCCCGGGGACGTCGCCGTACGGGGCCCCCTGCGCGGACGCCTCGGCGGCGGCCGCGGCGTCGAGCGGGTGGACGGCGTCGGCGGCGGCCTCGACGAGGTCGAGGACGGCGGAGTCGCGGCCGGCGGCCAGGTGGTGCAGGACGGCGGCCCGCGCGCCGGGGGCGCCGCCGCGGCCGGCGGCCAGCAGTTCGGGTCGGTCCTCGGGGCCGGCGACGGCGGCCAGGCAGCGGGCGGCGGGGCCGGCGAGGTCGGCGCCGCGCTCGTACCCCTCCTGGGCCCAGTCGAGGACGGCGCGGACGCTCCAGCCCGGGCGGGGCCCGGTGGGGCGCAGCTGCCGCTGCCAGCGGTCGAAGGAGCCGCTCTCCTGGGCGGCGCGGACGCGGGCGCCGACGGCTTCGCGCCGGTCCTCGGCCCACAGCCGCCAGGGGCGGGGCTCGAAGGCGTCGCGGACCGTGCCGGCGAGCGCGGCGTCGCCGGCCTCGTCCCGGGGGAAGCGGGCGAGGACGGGCTCGGCGAGGGCGCGCAGTCCGGCGTCGTCGTCGCGGAGCGCGAGCTCGTCGAGGGCCCAGGCCCAGTTGGCCCCGGTGGCCGCGTAGCGCCGCAGCAGGAGCAGGGCGTCGTGGCGTCCGTAGGAGGCCAGGTGGCCGAGGACGGCGAGGGCGAGCCCGGTGCGGTGCTCCTCGGTGTCGAGGTGGTCCTCGGGCGCGAAGAGGTGCGCCTCGATGGCCTCCAGACCTCCGTGGAGGTCGAGGTAGAGCCGGGCGTAGTAGAGGGAGCGGTTCTCGACGCGCCAGTCGTGGCGGGGGTCGGCGAGAACGCACCGGTCGAGGGCCGCGAGGGCCTCGGCGCGTGGGGCGGCGAGGGCGTGCAGGGTGCCGTCGCCGCGGCCCCTCTGCAGGAGGCCGAGCAGAGTGCCGCTCGGCGCTATGGCTGGATCGAACATGGGAAGACGCCTCACATCAAGCTGTCGACACGACGGGGTGGACCGGGGTGGACCGGGTCGGGCGCTGGGCCCGTCCGCGCGGTGGCCGCCCTAGTAGGCCGCGGGACAACATGTCGGGCCGTCCGTCGTACGTCGCTTGTGCGCGCTGCTCATCTTCCTCTGCCTCTCGTCCGTGACCCGGTCGTACGGCCGGGCTCGTCGTCATGATGACCGACCGTTTCCACCGCCGCGACCACATTTACGACACGGCTCCCACCTGGGGTTCAGCCGTCGTTCACCGGGTGGCGAAGAGCTCCAGGAGCTCGGCCTTCCCGAACATGCGGGCGGTGTCCACGGCGGACGGAGTGCCGGACTCCGGATTCGCGCCGCCGGCCAGCAGGGCGCGGATCACCGCCTCCTCGCCCTTGAAGACGGCGCCGGCGAGCGGGGTCTGGCCGCGGTCGTTGGCGCGGTCGGCGTCGGCGCCGCGCTCCAGGAGGGCGGTGACCGCGGCGGCGTGGCCGTGGTAGGCGGCGAGCATGACGAGGGTGTCGCCGCGGTCGTTGGTGAGGTCCGCGGGGACGCCCGCGTCGACATAGGCGGCGAGGGCCGCGGCGTCGCCGGCGCGCGCCAGGTCGAAGACCTTCGACGCCAGCTCGACGACCTCGGGGTCCGGGGTCTCGCTCATCTTCACAACCGCCTTCCGTGCTTCGCCTGCGTCCCGCGCGCGTGCCGCCCGGTACCGCCTGCCCTTGACCTGCGCACGGCAAGCGCGGCCGTACGAGTGAATCGACAGGGTACTGCCCGCACGGTGACATGACCGCGTCCGGCCGAGGCAAGGATCACGGCGTCCGACACCCGTGAGCAGCGCCTCTCGGTCCCCCCTTACCCCACTTCGGCGGTTTCGCCACCCGGGACGGCGGCCGCCGTCCGCCGGTCAAGTGAAAACGCCCGCCATTCACCTGAATGCACCTTTAGTCACATAGATACTTGCCGTGAACCTGGAAGGACTCATCGTGACTGTCCCCTCAACCAGGAGAACACCCAATGATCCTGTCCATCTCAGGCGTGGTCCTGCTCGGCATCATCTGCTTCCTGTTCTTCAAGAAGGACGGCCTCAAGGCCTCGCACGCGCTCGTGTGCGCGCTCTTCGGTTTCTACCTGGCGGGCACCGCCATCGCACCGAGCATCACCGCGGGCGGCCAGAGCCTGGCCGGCCTGCTGGGCGGAATCAAGTTCTGACGCCTCTCACCCCCTTCCACCACTCCAGGAGTACGACGTGGCCCGGCGACCACTCCCCCGCATTCTGAGCAGCGGCACCGCGCAACTCGCGCGCAGCCGAGAGATCGCGCGGTCGGCCGCCGACAGCGCCACCGACGTGCTCCACCCGCTGATCACGGTCTCCCGTGGTCTGCGGAAGCTGGCCGCGTCCGCGCGCGCCAAGTGGGCCGCGACCCCCAAGGAACGGCGCGGTCCCACGCTGTTCCTGGTCGCGGCCTGCGTCCTGGTCGTCGCCCTCGTGCCGTACGGGCCGCTGCTGGCGCTCGTCGCGCTCATGGGCGCCGCCGCGTGGAAGGGGCGTGAGAAACCGGTCGTGAAGACCGGCCCCGACGAGACGGAGATCGCCCGGCTGAAGGGCCTGTACGAGGCCCTCGTGCCGTACTTCTCCGTCCCCGAGGACCCCGAGCCGCTCTTCGCCCACGGCGGCGACTGGAGCCGGGCCTTCGCCGACCACGCCTTCGACGAGAGCGGCCGCCCGACCCGGCTGCGGATCTCCTACCCGCCGTACTTCCCCGACGGCGAACCGGCCTCCCGCGCCCGCATCGAGCAGCTGCTGCACGCCAAGTCGGGGCGCGGCCGCGAGTACCGCTTCGACTGGGACGAGGAGGGCAACCGGCTCGTCATGCAGGTGCTGCCCGCCCTCCCGACCACCATCGCCGCCCAGCGGTTCGTCACCGCCCCCGGCGAGACCGTCCTCGGCTTCACCGACGCCGACGCCGTGCAGCGGACCGTGCCCGTCGTCTCCTCGGAGGGCTCCGAGGACGCCCCGGCCGTCGTCTGGCGCACCGGCCCCCGCTCCACCGAGCCCCATCTGCTCGCCGTCGGCCAGCCCGGCAGCGGCACCACCACCCTGCTGCGCTCCCTGGCGCTCCAGGCCCTGGAACACGGCGACGTGCTCGTCGTGGACGGCGCGGGCGCCGGCGAGTACGCCTGCCTGGTCGGCCGCGACGGCGTGCTCGGCGTCGAGAGCGAACTGTCCGGCGCCCTGGAGAGCCTGGAGTGGGCCGCCCACGAGACCGAGCGCCGGCTGATCTCCGCCAACCGCGCCCGGCAGGCCGGCCACCCCGCCCCGGCGGACACCCGCCGCCCGCTGTGGATCCTCCTCGACCGCCCCGGCGTCCTCGGCCACCTGGCCGCCTCCGAGGGCCGCCCCGACCCCCAGGAGCTGCTCCAGGTGCCGCTGCGGCACGGCCGGGCGGCCCAGGTGACGGTGGTGGTGGCGGAGCAGTTCGACACCGCCGACGGGCTGCACGAGGGGGTACGCGCGCACACCCGCGCCCGCGTGGTGCTCGGCCCCGCCACCGCCGGGCAGATCGCCGCCGTCCTCGGCGTCGAGCCGCACACCACGCCGACCCCGCAGGTCCCGCCGGGCCGCGGCTACGCCCGCCTCGGCACCGGGCCGGTCCTCCGGCTCCAGGTGCCGGCGACCCCCGACCCGTACGACGACGCCGTCGGCGACACCGACCGGCAGGCCGTCCTCGACCTGCTGCCCGAGCGGCGGGCGGCCGCCACGGTGGCCCTGGAGAAGGTCCCCGAGGCGGCGGCCGAGCCGACCCCCGGCCCCTTCCCCCGGCACGCCCCGGTCCCGGCGGAGGGCTGACGGCGCACCCCGTGAGGACGGCGAAGGCCGGTACCGACCCCGCGAGGTCGGTACCGGCCTTCGCCGTTCACACCGCGAGCCCGGCCGCCCCACGCGCGCGTGGGCCCCGGCGACCGGCTCAGGCCACGAACGTCCGGGGCGGCTCCACTCCCCCGCCGAGCCCCGACTCCACCAGCCGGGCCGCCGCCGCGAGCCGGCTCGCGGCCTCCTCGGCGACCGGCCCCGCGACGGTGAACGGCAGCCGGATGTACCCCTCGAAGGCGCCGTCGACGCCGAACCGGGGACCGGACGGCACCCGGACACCGACCCGCTCGCCCGCCTCGGCCAGCCGGGACCCGGAGAGCCCGCCGGTGCGCACCCACAGCGTCAGGCCGCCGCGCGGCACATCGAACTCCCACTCCGGCAGCTCCTTGCGGACCGCCGCGACGAGCGCGTCCCTGTTCTCCCGGGCCTGCGCCCGGCGGAGGGTGACGGCCTCCTCCCACCCTCCGGTGCGCATCAGCCAGTTGACGCCGAGCTGCTCCAGGACGGGCGTGCCCAGGTCGGCGTAGGCGCGGGCGGCGACCAGGGAGCGGATGACGTCGGGCGCGGCGCGGACCCAGCCGATCCGCATCCCGGCCCAGAACGCCTTGCTGGCCGAGCCGACGGTGAGGACGGTGGAGCCGGCCGGGTCGAAGGCGCAGACCGGGCGGGGCATCTCGACGTCGTCGTCGAGGTGGAGCTCGGTCATCGTCTCGTCGACGACGAGCACCGTGCCGGCCGCGCGGGCCGCCTCCACGAGCCGCCGCCGCTGGTCCTCGTCGGCGAGGGCCCCGGTCGGGTTGTGGAAGTCGGCGACCACGTACGCGAGCCGGGGCGCGGCGTCGCGGAGCACCTGGCGCCAGCGTCCGAGGTCCCAGCTGCCGAGCCCCTCGGACATGGCGACGGGGACCAGCCGGGCGCCGGCCTCCCGCATCAGCTGGAGGATGTTGGCGTACGACGGGGACTCGACGGCGATCCGCTCGCCGCGCCCGGCGAAGAGGTGGCAGATGGCGTCGATGGCGCCCATGGCGCCGGTGGTGACCATGATCTGCTCGGGCATGGTCGGGATGCCGCGGGCGGTGTAGCGCTCGGCGAGCATGGCGCGCAGCGCGGGGAGCCCGGCCGGGTAGTCGCCGTGGGTGTGCGCGTACGGCGGCAGCTCCTCCAGCGCGCCCTGCACGCTGCGGGTCAGCCAGGGCTCGGGCGCGGGCAGGGCGGCACAGCCGAGGTCGATGAGGGAGCCCAGGGTCTCCGGCGGCAGCGGTTCGAGCCCGCGGGCGGGCAGCGGGTTGCCGGCCGGGACCGCGGTCCAGCTGCCGGCGCCGCGCCGGGACTCCAGGAAGCCCTCGGTGCGCAGCGCCTCGTAGGCGGCGGCCACGGTGGTGCGGCTGACGGTGAGGGCGAGGGCCAGCTCGCGCTCGGCGGGCAGCCGGGCGGCGACCGGCACCCGGCCCTCCAGGACGAGCAGGCGGATGCCGTCGGCGAGGGCGCGGTAGGCGGGCGGCTTCCGCGCGCCGGGGCCCGCGGGGCGGGGTGACTGCGCCTGGAGCTGCCGCGCCAGCTGGGCGGCCCCGACGGCCGAAGTCCACTGAGCCATGGAAATCAGTCCACCTTCCTCGAATTGGCCATGGTTGGCATCCGTTCTCCCGCCACAGAGTGTCATGAGTCGGTCCACCGTCACCACACCGGGCCGCGCATCCGACACCCGTCACCACCTCAGGGGGGCTCGTCCATGTCCATCGCCTCCGGTCCGCGCGGCCGGCATCTCACCCGCCGGCTCGTCCAGCTGTACGCCGGTCTCGTCCTCTACGGCGTGAGCTCGGCGATGCTCGTCCGCAGCGGTCTCGGCCTGGAGCCGTGGAACGTGCTGCACGAGGGCCTGTCGGAGGTCACCGGTCTCTCGATGGGGGTCGTCCTGACGATCGTCGGGGCGCTCGTCCTGCTCCTGTGGGTCCCGCTGCGGCAGCGGCCGGGCCTGGGCACGGTCTCGAACGTCCTGGTGATCGGCGCGGCGATGGACGGCACCCTGAGCCTGCTCCCCGAGGCCCACGGCCCGGCGACGCGCATCGCCCTGCTGGTGGTGGGCATCACCCTGAACGGGGTGGCGACCGGCCTGTACATCGCGGCCCGCTTCGGCCCGGGGCCGCGCGACGGCCTGATGACCGGCCTGCACCGCCTCACGGGGCGCTCGATCCGGCTGATCCGCACCCTGATCGAGATCACGGTGGTCGCCACCGGCTTCCTGCTCGGCGGCTCGGTCGGCGTGGGCACGGTCCTCTACGCGCTGTCGATCGGCCCGCTCGCCCAGTTCTTCCTG
The Streptomyces roseofulvus genome window above contains:
- a CDS encoding glycosyltransferase codes for the protein MNGPSRGPGPGGPTRAYGASYGRDGLRIVRLANFVTPTSGGLRTALDRLGRGYRAAGHEPVLIVPGATASDEPAGQGRVVTLPGPELPGTGGYRVLADRRRIADLLDRLAPDRIEVSDRTTLRWTGEWARRARVPSVMVSHETADGVLRTWGVPAPLAARAADRLNRRTAWAYGRIVCTTAWAEAEFVRVGATNVVRAPLGVDLERCRPGRRDPAVRARYAEGAGVLLVLCSRLSVEKRPGTALDALAELLDAGVPARLVVAGDGPLRPRLERRAREGGLPVRFLGHVADREALADLQAAADLCLAPGPAETFGLSALEALACGTPTIVSASSALPEVVGTAGAAAADTPAAFADAARSLLALPEAGRRAAARARAERFSWDRSVAAFLRAHEAADARDPVAEPDARPAAVAEPPRPQEVGG
- a CDS encoding ankyrin repeat domain-containing protein — protein: MSETPDPEVVELASKVFDLARAGDAAALAAYVDAGVPADLTNDRGDTLVMLAAYHGHAAAVTALLERGADADRANDRGQTPLAGAVFKGEEAVIRALLAGGANPESGTPSAVDTARMFGKAELLELFATR
- a CDS encoding glycosyltransferase family 1 protein, coding for MRVVIVTESFPPDINGVAHCALQTARHLVRRGHQPLVIAPAVPDPHADAGAPCPVVRVPSLPLPGYAQVRVALPSRRVAAAIAAHRADLVHLAGPFVLGVRAMAAATRLRVPTVAVYQTDLAGYARTYVGAGESTAWRRLRAVHGAADRTLAPSRAARRDLEDHGVARVRLWGRGVDTTRFHPSHRDPDLRRALAPDGALLVGYVGRLAPEKRVDLLAAADGLPGVRLVVVGDGPSGAALRARLPGARFLGRRTGDDLARIFASLDVFAHTGPYETFCQTVQEAMASGLPVIAPAAGGPLDLVAHRRTGLLVPPEDPTALREAVTALAAAPGLRAAYGRAGRTEVEGRTWEALGDELVGHYLEVLRERTAVAA
- a CDS encoding PLP-dependent aminotransferase family protein — encoded protein: MAQWTSAVGAAQLARQLQAQSPRPAGPGARKPPAYRALADGIRLLVLEGRVPVAARLPAERELALALTVSRTTVAAAYEALRTEGFLESRRGAGSWTAVPAGNPLPARGLEPLPPETLGSLIDLGCAALPAPEPWLTRSVQGALEELPPYAHTHGDYPAGLPALRAMLAERYTARGIPTMPEQIMVTTGAMGAIDAICHLFAGRGERIAVESPSYANILQLMREAGARLVPVAMSEGLGSWDLGRWRQVLRDAAPRLAYVVADFHNPTGALADEDQRRRLVEAARAAGTVLVVDETMTELHLDDDVEMPRPVCAFDPAGSTVLTVGSASKAFWAGMRIGWVRAAPDVIRSLVAARAYADLGTPVLEQLGVNWLMRTGGWEEAVTLRRAQARENRDALVAAVRKELPEWEFDVPRGGLTLWVRTGGLSGSRLAEAGERVGVRVPSGPRFGVDGAFEGYIRLPFTVAGPVAEEAASRLAAAARLVESGLGGGVEPPRTFVA
- a CDS encoding SGNH/GDSL hydrolase family protein, translated to MPPLRFVALGDSFSEGVGDRADGVWRGWAALLADGLAGPGQRLEFVNLAVSGALSADVAEHQAPRAVALRPHLASVVVGVNDTLRHGFDIGRFAGRLDRVLAALDAAGAVLLTACLPDPGRMLGLPAPLARPLARRRRSVNAVVHALSARHDAVHLHLADPAWTADRRLWSADRLHPGEPGHRAVAGAFHRLLAERGLARGPAPSPEASEPPPTRAETARWLATAGTGWVLRRSRDLLPQLLLLAGEELLHRSDAAGGGPLDARAETALAEALAATMGE
- a CDS encoding HEAT repeat domain-containing protein; the protein is MFDPAIAPSGTLLGLLQRGRGDGTLHALAAPRAEALAALDRCVLADPRHDWRVENRSLYYARLYLDLHGGLEAIEAHLFAPEDHLDTEEHRTGLALAVLGHLASYGRHDALLLLRRYAATGANWAWALDELALRDDDAGLRALAEPVLARFPRDEAGDAALAGTVRDAFEPRPWRLWAEDRREAVGARVRAAQESGSFDRWQRQLRPTGPRPGWSVRAVLDWAQEGYERGADLAGPAARCLAAVAGPEDRPELLAAGRGGAPGARAAVLHHLAAGRDSAVLDLVEAAADAVHPLDAAAAAEASAQGAPYGDVPGAVDRDALYVARAAVTAYLRMCGEDAVARARAWVRRTDPLGAAAGELLAARGEDRDAPLVLGALRTAIRAAGPDAPALGALVDGAGRLGIACAAPVLRHVYRETASSQLRGRTARALAATDPSFASGFAVECLWDCEETTREIAAQHAETADARVAERLRRLAADPAEEVEVQTAVRNRIGPDLQV